The Arachis ipaensis cultivar K30076 chromosome B10, Araip1.1, whole genome shotgun sequence DNA window ATTTTGTCTGCTTGCAACTTTATCATCCTACATTTTActattttgataaatttttaattatttaattacatGTGACAGTTGCTGGATCTCCCTGGAATTATTGAGGGTGCTAAAGATGGAAAGGGTAGAGGAAGACAGGTAAAATAAAATTGTTCTAATTGCAATTTTAAGTAGATTTTAGTATAATATATGTCAACAAAATTTCAATGTTGATTAGCCAAATCACGTCTTTTGTAAGTAATTAACTATGTAATCAAAGGTCCTTGTGAAACTTGTAAAAAATTTTCCGTTGATCATCTGCTGAATGCTGTGGTGATATCAATGGAAAACATTTCAGTGTCTAGAGAACCTGTGGTTTTATATTTGGTCATATGGCAGAATTGTTTTTCAAAGATTCTTGATTCTTAATGGCAGTATTTAGAGAACTGTGTATAATTGTAAgctatgtttttgtctttttctccACTGGCAGAAACTGTCTTCAGCACCATACATGATTGTTACATATTTAGGAAGATTGATTCAGATTTCGCAAATTTCATTCCATCAAGTTTCTGCACGAGCATTGAATcttgtattttaaaatatttaatacttaGTTGTTGTTCAACTAATATAAGTATATTCATATAGATTTGCAATTAATAACTGATCCGCCATGCAACTTGGCACATTCACACTTCGGGAAGTGGCAAAgacacatttttattttatatattgctTGGCAAATGCAGGTTATCAGTACTGCAAGGACTTGCAATTGTATTTTAATTGTTCTTTAGATGTTATCGAGGGAAGTAGAGTATACATGCCTTGCATCTATGTTGTGAACAAGATTGATCAGATCACACTTGAGGAATTAGAGATATTGGATAAGCTACCTCATTACTGCCCAATCAGGTAATTCTTCATTCAAATCATTGGTCTTGTATGCTAAATATCTCAAACCTTTTTCCCCTAGGAAGCATATTTTTTAATGATCGTTATTTCTTCCATTTCCATAGTCGCCTTAACTTATAGATCATTTATTTATAAAAGTTATATGTTTTTCTGACTTTTCTTTAGTGCACACCTAAACGTGTATATAAATTTaatgtaaataaaattaattaattaaataattaataacaatATTCATTTCCCATCTCATTCATAAGTTAGGTTATATAAAAACATTTACTTAAATAACTAACAACAAATACACTATTAATTTAATAACTTAATTTAAGTCTTaacaaatttaaattgaaaaatcaaTTACTTAAATATTGACTAAATAAAAACATTCACATCTTCTTACGTAATTAGtttaccaaaatttttaataaccctattttaataactaaaatcaTCAAAATATGCTTAATAACCTACATTAAAGAAAAACAACTCTAAATAAACATTTAACTACTAAATCCATGTTAAAATATGCTTAATACCACACAATATTCTTTAAACCATTCTTAACAATATATTCATATGCCTAACATGTACTACATACTATTTCTGTAAAAGTACTTTAATTATGGCAACATATTTATgttttaacataaacataaaacgAAGAACAACACCAACCTCAAAGTTGGCTGCTTCTACAATGTGCCATGTCGTGTTCAGTTGGTTGATGTCTGCATCGTGATTATCGGTGCTCGTTATAATCTTGAAGTAAGTCGTAAATTTGATTAGAGAAGGGTAAAAGTGGAAAAAAGTTGAAGAAATGGATGGTTTAAGATACAAACAGTCACTGtgaacaaaatattatatataggcgTCGTCCAGTCTTATTTTGTTTAAAGTATAAACGAATTAATATTGCACAtatttcgtttatactgtaaatgaAATAAGAGTGTTACACACTACGTGTACAAATATGATACGGCCACGTCGTTTTGTgacttatttcgtttacagtataaacaaaCTACGTATAGTAATAATTCATTTCACTGTAAACGAAATAGGATATAAGATGCATTGGTAAAAAGGCTACAAATTATCTATTtcgataaataaaatatttatttatttatttaaaagaataaaggaggatttttttatttaaattaaataaatataaaatttacgaAAATACATAAAGTACAATGTAATTACATAAATATACAATTGGTCACATCTCCGTTATTGAGGAGATTCCAAAAATTAAACACATTTCGAATACTGAAACATTAATATGTGTCAGAAGAGTTAAATGGGTACTGAGTACCTGAGATACATGCAAAAATAGAGTATGAGCTCAGTACTCGAGGCACAATGCGCGAATTGGTGACTCAGTATCCGAAATGTGCTCATAATTGAATTTGTGTTTATTTCAATTGTTTTACTATTTTCATACTTTATAACCATTTAAATTGGAGTTCCTGAAGTACACACAGCCCCGACAATATGAACGCGACAGAAACATCAACAAACTAAATGACACTTGGCACATAGCTGGTGCTTTGGATTTtcagattaattttttttttgtattttaagtaaataattagtttagttgtttagactttattaatttagttaaCAGTTTaggtattttgattttgttagttagtttagttagttttttttctCTTAATGTTTTTAATTTGGTAATCTTTGCACTCTTTATTGTAGAGATTTTTGTTATTCTTTTTATGTAAAATgagttatttatataaaaataatgtcatTTATATAAGTacccaaagtaaaaaaaaaattaagttagaaGTATAATTTAGACTTTAAAATGAGTTAAACAATATTTATACacaatttattaaataattaatttagtttctaaacttttatgtatatataatatttttactaaAGATATGAGTACTGTTGCGATTGTTACTTGAAATGGTGACTTGGGCTTGAACGTGAAGTCCAGACTCCTTGTAAGATAGCATCCAACTTGTTCTTGTGTCGAGGTGCCGCCGTTCGAGTTCTACGTGAGcaggtgggggtggtacctacaagagactctgatacttaagttagcaagggctttaagtaggtttttagtaggtTAGAACATAAATATACCTgaggagtgtcagtgtatttatagttgtAAACtccgctaaaatcggtaaataattagtcaataaattaaattttaataagaaaaattaaaaatataaatctaatattaaaataggagagagctcttcaaaacgagaattttgacaccaatttcaaagaatttggctcaaaattggaccgaacgggtCGAATCGAACAAACCGGGCCCAAAATGGACCCAAGGTCCATTACCCACTCACCAATTATGAGCTTCAGCTCATAACATTTCCATTCATTTCCCCATTTTCGTTCCAGAGCAAGGGGAGAAGAAGGTGAGAAGCTAAACCCTCCATCCTCATTCAAACCACCGTAACTTCTTCATCCGagcaccgtttgcagccacgcatccagcgcgtcgagctctacgtttctatcgGATCAATTTTATTGGCAAGCTTCTCTCTAAATTCAGTTTTTCTGCcctattgattttcaaaaattatgtatGTGAGTGTTGAGATTTTGGTCTTTTTATGTTATAAGACCCGATTAGCTTGAGAAAGATGCTCACTCTTGTTTATTTGGCACTTGGGTACGGTAAGGATCATTAACCCCTAGTTAATTCTTTGATTTAGTTAGTTGGAAATTAAATTGGGTATGTGTATTTATGACAATTGGGTTAGGTGTATGAGTATATGTGAGATGGAGTAAGAATTGAATATACTAGAGGCTTAATTGGAAACTTGAGAAGCTGAATTGTGGCAAGGAAGGCTTGAAAGCTTGCTTTGTGGAGGTGTCTCGGGTTATACgcgaaaatcggccaaggtatggtttaggtttcgcgcgtTTAATATATAAGGTTTTATGGAAACTTAGGCTAGGgaactataggataagttgaaatgaTTAATTGTGTTAAATGATTAGTTTTTATGGTATTGATGGATGAGTTGATGTGGGCATGGATTGAGTAATCGATAATGTGGGTTGAATgaaaatatatatgtatgttaGTATAATGATGATGGATGAAGGATTTATGATTATGGCAATGTGATGATATGGTTGAGATTGAGTGGTGTTTATGTGGATTTGTTGGTATGGTTATCTTTATTAAtgttgtggtggtggttgaagtatTCTATGATGATGATAATAGGTGGATATGAGATAAAATGTTAGTTTGTGAGTTTATGAGTAAAATTTGTAAAGTTGGATTGAAATGAGGTGTTGTTGAGTTAAGGACATGCAAGGGTTGCAAGAATGGTTGTGTTATGGTGAAGAGTAAGTTGTGTTGATGATTTTGGTATGTTGGgcatgaatatgagttttggtaaaaatggggtttagtatattttggtaaaatgtgaattttgatgaactttggtagCCCATAACTTGCCCTACAGATTTTGGATGAAGGTGAGGTTTGTCTTAAATTAAAGAAGGTTTTAAAAGCTTGAAAATGATATAAGGTTTGCGAAAAACTAAAttctgtagaggaagttatggatgcCGAAAATTGGGTGCAAAAAACTGAATTTTTAAATGTTGCAGCAGAACCAGATTTTCTGAGGTGTGCCCA harbors:
- the LOC107623659 gene encoding LOW QUALITY PROTEIN: developmentally-regulated G-protein 3 (The sequence of the model RefSeq protein was modified relative to this genomic sequence to represent the inferred CDS: deleted 2 bases in 1 codon); its protein translation is MATVMQKIKDIEDEMARTQKNKATAHHLGLLKAKLAKLRRELLTPSSKGAGGAGEGFDVTKSGDSRVGLVGFPSVGKSTLLNKLTGTFSEVASYEFTTLTCIPGVITYRGAKIQLLDLPGIIEGAKDGKGRGRQVISTARTCNCILIVLDVIEGSRVYMPCIYVVNKIDQITLEELEILDKLPHYCPISAHLNNNTNLKVGCFYNVPCRVQLVDVCIVIIGARYNLEVSRKFD